One window of Halococcus salifodinae DSM 8989 genomic DNA carries:
- a CDS encoding CopG family ribbon-helix-helix protein — protein sequence MEIVSVSMTDSLLDRIDGFADDHDYAGRSEVVREAARALLGEFEDDPPDDSELMGVVTAVFEYNSPQVEERMMDLRHEHDDLLSSNAHNCVGEKRGCMESFVLEGHLEDISTFVRKVRAVDEALTVEYSLIPIDTIGETITRSRS from the coding sequence ATGGAGATCGTTAGCGTCTCGATGACGGATTCGCTTCTCGACCGGATCGATGGGTTCGCCGATGACCACGACTACGCGGGTCGGAGCGAGGTGGTCCGCGAAGCTGCACGGGCCCTTCTCGGAGAGTTTGAGGACGATCCCCCCGACGACAGTGAGCTCATGGGAGTGGTCACGGCCGTGTTCGAGTACAACAGTCCACAGGTCGAGGAGCGGATGATGGATCTCCGCCACGAGCACGACGACCTTCTCTCGTCAAACGCGCACAACTGCGTCGGTGAAAAACGTGGGTGTATGGAGTCGTTCGTGCTGGAGGGACATCTCGAAGACATCTCGACGTTCGTCAGGAAAGTCCGTGCCGTGGATGAAGCGTTGACCGTCGAATACTCTCTGATACCAATCGACACTATCGGAGAGACGATCACCAGATCCAGATCGTAA
- a CDS encoding NAD(P)/FAD-dependent oxidoreductase, producing MGSYVIFERDDVGASFRQWPEEMQFITPSFPSNSFGCRDLNAITTDTSPAFALDREHPTGVEYAEYLQGVAEFHDLPVRTGVEVESLERHKDGFVLHTTSGVIHSRFVVWAAGQFDQPNDDPFPGANYCVHNSRVSSWSEFATECVDDLVVIIGGYESGIDAALTLANYGQEVLVLDEEGPWQFRGPDPSEVLSPHTSQQLHDALENGASIALGDGTRVERVDMKDSTFDVRGSDGEFYTTRNQPVLATGFERGLGLVDEHFDFEDGFPQITEHDESATTLGLFLVGPQVAHNGQQFCFIYKFRQRFAVVADEIAARLGIDRSPLDVYREKNMFLEDLS from the coding sequence ATCGGCTCCTACGTCATTTTCGAGCGTGACGATGTCGGCGCGTCCTTTCGACAATGGCCAGAGGAAATGCAGTTCATCACACCATCGTTTCCGAGCAACAGCTTCGGATGTCGTGATCTGAACGCCATAACCACGGACACATCACCTGCCTTCGCCCTCGATCGAGAACACCCGACCGGCGTGGAGTACGCCGAATATCTCCAAGGAGTCGCTGAGTTCCACGATCTTCCTGTCCGAACGGGTGTCGAAGTGGAGTCTCTCGAACGTCATAAGGACGGTTTCGTACTGCATACGACTTCCGGCGTCATCCACAGTCGCTTCGTCGTTTGGGCGGCTGGTCAGTTCGACCAGCCGAACGACGACCCGTTCCCTGGCGCGAACTACTGTGTCCACAACTCCCGGGTGAGTTCGTGGAGTGAGTTCGCCACAGAGTGTGTCGACGATCTTGTTGTTATTATTGGTGGCTACGAGAGTGGGATCGACGCGGCCCTGACGCTCGCCAACTATGGCCAGGAAGTGCTGGTCCTCGACGAAGAGGGGCCATGGCAGTTCCGGGGGCCCGACCCAAGTGAAGTACTCTCCCCTCACACTAGCCAGCAGCTTCACGACGCGCTCGAAAATGGCGCATCGATCGCGCTTGGGGACGGTACTCGTGTCGAGCGTGTCGATATGAAAGACAGTACGTTCGACGTTCGTGGCAGTGACGGAGAGTTCTACACGACCCGAAACCAGCCCGTACTTGCGACGGGTTTCGAGAGGGGACTCGGACTGGTAGACGAACATTTCGATTTCGAGGACGGGTTTCCACAGATCACCGAGCACGACGAATCAGCCACGACCTTGGGACTGTTTCTCGTTGGACCCCAGGTCGCACACAACGGACAGCAGTTCTGCTTCATCTACAAGTTCAGACAGCGATTCGCAGTTGTCGCCGACGAAATCGCCGCTAGACTCGGCATCGATCGCTCCCCGCTCGATGTGTACCGTGAGAAAAACATGTTCCTCGAGGATCTGTCCTGA
- a CDS encoding IS5 family transposase has product MQKILFRFVKQAVSIARKLTDAALIQISDPAGNGVAGWKHAVLHFLREHMDATLAEVLDWAEEMERVRAALVLERGEFIGPSALCKSLDRAPMAVWRELLRLSSELLDRSGHAAIDATYFDRREASSHYLKRCDRNVQTVQATFLVDTAQGAVIDVHCSAKWPNGTNVGPQVALRNAGDLLSLAADKGYDDMSFREELRAEDVRPLIKHRVFAPYDHAHNARIKDELYNQRSICETVNSVIKRSYGSAVRARSWYRQFREITLTAAVYNLELALKP; this is encoded by the coding sequence GTGCAGAAGATTCTCTTCCGCTTCGTCAAACAGGCTGTCTCGATTGCACGAAAGCTTACTGATGCAGCGCTGATCCAGATCAGCGATCCTGCCGGCAACGGAGTTGCCGGCTGGAAGCACGCCGTCCTGCACTTTCTCCGTGAACACATGGACGCGACACTCGCCGAAGTCCTCGACTGGGCCGAAGAGATGGAACGTGTTCGAGCCGCGCTCGTCCTCGAGCGCGGCGAGTTCATTGGTCCATCTGCGCTGTGCAAATCCCTTGATCGAGCGCCGATGGCTGTTTGGCGAGAGCTGCTCCGACTCTCGTCGGAGCTGCTCGATCGGTCCGGTCACGCTGCCATCGATGCCACCTACTTCGACCGCAGAGAAGCATCGAGCCACTATCTCAAGCGCTGTGATCGAAACGTACAGACCGTGCAAGCGACCTTTCTCGTCGATACCGCGCAGGGCGCGGTTATCGACGTCCATTGCAGTGCGAAGTGGCCCAACGGAACGAACGTTGGCCCGCAGGTCGCCCTGCGAAACGCGGGCGACCTGCTCAGTCTCGCCGCCGACAAGGGCTACGATGATATGAGCTTCCGCGAGGAGTTGCGCGCTGAAGACGTGCGTCCGCTGATCAAACACCGTGTCTTCGCACCGTACGATCACGCACATAACGCGCGGATCAAGGACGAACTCTATAACCAGCGCTCGATCTGTGAGACTGTGAACTCGGTGATCAAGCGCTCGTACGGCTCCGCCGTCCGAGCGCGGTCATGGTATCGTCAGTTCCGCGAGATCACGCTCACCGCTGCGGTCTACAACCTCGAACTGGCCCTCAAACCGTGA
- a CDS encoding ABC transporter ATP-binding protein, whose amino-acid sequence MARVDESADAIERVGAHANGTGDADDTDHTPEILVDGVSKRYESERQSVQALSNVQFTVESGEFVCLVGPSGCGKTTLLRAVAGIEAPTAGTVVIDGETVDGPDTDCGMVFQEYGLFPWLTVQENVCFGLERQGMAREACDNRCHEMLDLVGLDGVADAYPKELSGGMKQRVAVARALAVDPDVLLMDEPFGSVDARTRERLHAELLDIWQETGKTTLFVTHEVNEAALLGDRVVVMSPEPGRVKEIVDVDLSRPRSRTDGSFVEYTERIRALIGGEATDRF is encoded by the coding sequence GTGGCGCGAGTAGACGAGAGCGCCGATGCGATCGAGCGGGTCGGTGCCCACGCTAACGGCACTGGCGACGCGGACGATACCGACCACACTCCAGAAATCCTCGTCGATGGTGTGAGCAAGCGCTACGAGTCCGAGCGCCAGTCGGTGCAGGCGCTGTCCAATGTGCAGTTCACCGTCGAGAGCGGCGAGTTCGTCTGTCTCGTTGGTCCCTCGGGCTGTGGGAAAACGACGCTCCTTCGAGCGGTCGCGGGGATCGAAGCACCGACGGCGGGAACGGTCGTGATCGACGGCGAGACGGTTGACGGTCCCGACACCGACTGCGGGATGGTGTTTCAGGAGTACGGCTTGTTTCCGTGGCTCACGGTCCAGGAGAACGTCTGTTTCGGGCTCGAACGACAGGGGATGGCGCGAGAAGCGTGTGACAACCGCTGTCATGAGATGCTCGATCTCGTCGGTCTCGATGGGGTCGCAGACGCCTATCCGAAGGAACTCAGTGGAGGGATGAAACAGCGCGTCGCCGTAGCACGCGCACTTGCCGTCGATCCTGACGTGTTGCTGATGGACGAACCGTTCGGAAGCGTCGACGCCCGGACTCGCGAGCGGCTTCACGCCGAACTGCTCGACATCTGGCAGGAGACGGGAAAAACGACGCTCTTCGTGACCCACGAGGTCAACGAGGCGGCCCTCCTCGGTGATCGAGTGGTCGTCATGAGTCCTGAGCCTGGACGGGTGAAAGAGATCGTCGATGTCGATCTTTCGCGGCCGCGGTCTCGAACGGATGGTTCGTTCGTCGAGTACACCGAACGCATCCGGGCACTCATCGGCGGGGAGGCGACCGACCGATTTTAA
- a CDS encoding DUF7124 domain-containing protein: MTARTMTLAVDLAALHRLQNPRAVVVDTRQWAQHVGIVAKDSDAAVGFTTRHVIRRDFPRNSCDRKTALKNAHSRFKTDRHVYVGVEDSRILAEGSEWEFLYVETAAEMAGWLLGDDTCDDRTLRARLRKLF, encoded by the coding sequence ATGACTGCTCGAACGATGACGCTCGCGGTCGACCTCGCCGCATTGCATCGGCTGCAGAACCCGCGAGCGGTCGTCGTCGACACGAGACAGTGGGCTCAACACGTCGGTATCGTCGCGAAGGATAGCGACGCCGCGGTAGGGTTCACCACCCGTCACGTCATCCGCCGTGACTTCCCACGAAACTCCTGTGACAGGAAGACAGCCCTGAAAAATGCACACTCACGATTCAAAACAGATCGACACGTGTACGTCGGGGTCGAAGACAGTCGGATTCTCGCGGAAGGTTCCGAGTGGGAGTTTTTGTATGTCGAGACTGCTGCAGAGATGGCCGGGTGGCTGCTCGGAGATGATACGTGTGATGATCGAACGCTACGAGCGCGGCTTCGGAAGCTGTTCTGA
- a CDS encoding nucleoside recognition domain-containing protein, which translates to MIDRRSPSNSAPSAESESKEPVVVVGKESVGKSELISKMAGAYPITGNFRGTTVDVERYESDRFVFVDTPGILLGTDTETTRAAIRAVEETETVVLVLRATNIDDDLQDLLPLVQGKLGAIAVTFWDKVDNRNEAREELDGLAAALGVPLVPVDARNVSRIATDSGTGATRSDYNQLISAIQNADEFPGGVDRRTDIHLEPPETIIEHPVFGPLVSILLLLLPAAVAVHFANAAAAELSPRVSTVLEPVVQWANSLPGPVAAVLGGEYGLLSMGPFLFVWAGPTILIFAVFMAVYKKSGIVTRITASLHPHLRRVGLTGRDLVRVIMGFGCNVPAVTSTRGCSDCTRRTTVSAIGFGSACSYQFPATLAVFAAVEMPWLVFPYLGVLTTTTLIYARLIAPENARTTSLATGNRAFLQWPTWQSVWLETRTVIRSFFVKALPVFVGIVFVASLLDYLGALDVTGDVLAPVMGLFNLPGETALVVVLGSIRKDGLLLLQSDGLSPTLTTMTPVQVLTAVYLAGVLLPCLVTAITVAKELSVNYAGRMMLRQATAAAGFSLLIAWGGSLLV; encoded by the coding sequence ATGATTGACAGACGGTCGCCATCGAACAGTGCTCCGTCGGCAGAGAGCGAATCGAAAGAGCCCGTCGTTGTCGTCGGGAAAGAGAGCGTCGGTAAATCGGAACTCATCTCCAAGATGGCTGGCGCGTATCCGATAACGGGGAACTTTCGCGGGACGACCGTCGATGTTGAACGGTACGAATCGGATCGGTTTGTCTTCGTGGACACGCCCGGAATCCTCCTCGGGACAGATACAGAGACGACGCGGGCGGCTATCCGTGCCGTCGAGGAAACTGAGACGGTGGTACTCGTACTCCGGGCGACGAACATCGACGATGATCTCCAGGACCTTCTGCCACTGGTGCAGGGAAAACTCGGTGCGATTGCTGTCACGTTCTGGGACAAGGTGGATAACAGGAACGAAGCACGTGAGGAGCTGGACGGGCTTGCAGCCGCTCTTGGTGTACCACTCGTCCCGGTCGACGCTCGGAACGTCTCTCGCATAGCGACAGACAGCGGCACCGGTGCCACGAGGAGCGACTACAATCAGCTCATCAGTGCGATTCAGAATGCCGATGAGTTCCCGGGTGGAGTCGACCGACGGACAGATATTCACCTCGAACCGCCGGAGACGATCATCGAGCACCCCGTCTTCGGACCGCTCGTCAGCATACTACTTCTCCTGCTGCCCGCAGCTGTTGCAGTCCACTTCGCAAACGCTGCTGCCGCCGAACTCTCCCCTCGAGTCAGCACAGTTCTTGAACCCGTGGTTCAGTGGGCAAACAGTCTTCCGGGCCCAGTTGCAGCAGTTCTGGGTGGTGAGTACGGCCTCCTCTCGATGGGACCGTTCCTGTTCGTCTGGGCAGGACCGACGATTCTCATCTTCGCCGTCTTCATGGCAGTCTATAAGAAGAGCGGGATCGTCACGCGGATTACTGCGTCACTCCATCCACATCTTCGACGGGTTGGTCTCACTGGACGGGACCTCGTTCGCGTCATAATGGGCTTTGGCTGTAACGTCCCAGCGGTCACCAGTACCCGCGGTTGTTCGGACTGTACGCGCCGGACGACCGTCTCGGCCATCGGTTTCGGGTCGGCCTGTTCGTATCAGTTCCCCGCTACGCTCGCAGTGTTCGCGGCAGTCGAGATGCCGTGGCTCGTCTTCCCATATCTCGGTGTTCTCACGACGACGACGCTCATCTACGCACGGCTGATCGCCCCGGAGAACGCACGGACGACCTCGCTCGCCACCGGGAACCGCGCGTTCCTCCAGTGGCCGACGTGGCAGTCGGTGTGGCTCGAAACCCGAACCGTGATTCGAAGTTTCTTCGTGAAGGCGCTGCCTGTGTTCGTCGGTATCGTGTTCGTCGCATCGCTCCTCGATTATCTCGGAGCGCTCGACGTGACGGGAGACGTCCTCGCGCCGGTGATGGGGCTGTTCAATCTCCCCGGCGAGACAGCACTCGTCGTCGTTTTAGGTTCGATCCGGAAAGATGGCCTGCTGTTGTTGCAGTCGGATGGATTGAGCCCGACGCTAACGACCATGACCCCCGTTCAAGTCCTGACTGCCGTCTATCTGGCTGGAGTGTTGCTCCCCTGTCTCGTCACCGCAATCACGGTCGCGAAGGAACTTTCAGTGAACTACGCGGGGCGAATGATGCTCCGCCAAGCTACGGCTGCTGCGGGCTTCTCTCTGCTCATCGCATGGGGTGGCTCGCTTCTCGTCTGA